The DNA segment GTGAGTGCAACATGGTTGCGGAGGGGACGACAGGCACAAGGGTGGTGGACGAGGTCTCCGGCTGGCTCCGGGTTTTCGACGATGGATCGGTGGACCGGACGTGGACCGGACCGCCCGAGGCCCTCTTCCTCATGGAACCGGTCCCGGCCTTTGACACCCCTCGCGACGGCGTCACCCTTCATGACCTCCCTGGCGACCCCTCCCTCCGCCTCTATCTCCCTTCGCCGCCGCCCCCTGAAGGGCGCCGTGAGCCGCTTCCTGTTTTCCTCCACTTCCAGGGGGGCGGATTCTGCATCAGCCGCTCCTCCTGGTTTATGTACTATCAATTCTACGCCCGCCTCGCTGCCTCCATCCCAGCGGCCGTGGTCTCCGTCGAGCTTCCCCTCGCCCCCGAGCACCGCCTCCCCGCCGCCATCGACGCCGGCTTCGCCGCCCTCCTCCGCCTCCGAGATCTGGCCCGCGACCCGGAATCCGAGCTGCTCCGCTCGGTGGACTTCTCCCGCGTGTTCCTTATAGGCGACAGCTCTGGGGGGAACCTGGTGCACCTGGTGGGTGCGCGGgcgtgggaggaggaggaggcgttcTGGTCGCCCCTCAAGGTGGCGGGCGGGATCCTGCTCCAACCGGGGTTCGTGCGCTCGACCCGGAGCCGGTCCGAGCTGGAGCTCCGGTCCGACTCGGTGTTCTTCACGCTGGACATGCTCGACAAGTTACTCGCTCTGGGGCTGCCAGAGGGGGCCACCAAGGACCACCCCTACACGTGCCCGATGGGGGAGGCGGCGCCGCCACTGGAGACGGTGAGACTGCCGCCGTTCCTGGTGGGAGTGGCGGACCGCGACCTGATAAGGGACACCAACCTGGAGTACTGCGAGGCGATGAAGAAGGCGGGGAAGGAAGTGGCCGTAGTGATAAGCGAGGGAGTGAGCCACTCCTTCTACCTCAACAAGTTCGCCGTCGACAACGACCCAACCACCGCCAAGAGGACGGAGGAGCTAATCGCCGCCATCAACGACTTCGTCCGTCGCCATTGATCCATCCATCTCTATCCGCCTCTGCCGCGATCGCCTTTTCTGTCGCTATCAATAAATAAAAG comes from the Musa acuminata AAA Group cultivar baxijiao chromosome BXJ2-8, Cavendish_Baxijiao_AAA, whole genome shotgun sequence genome and includes:
- the LOC135618770 gene encoding carboxylesterase 15-like, producing MVAEGTTGTRVVDEVSGWLRVFDDGSVDRTWTGPPEALFLMEPVPAFDTPRDGVTLHDLPGDPSLRLYLPSPPPPEGRREPLPVFLHFQGGGFCISRSSWFMYYQFYARLAASIPAAVVSVELPLAPEHRLPAAIDAGFAALLRLRDLARDPESELLRSVDFSRVFLIGDSSGGNLVHLVGARAWEEEEAFWSPLKVAGGILLQPGFVRSTRSRSELELRSDSVFFTLDMLDKLLALGLPEGATKDHPYTCPMGEAAPPLETVRLPPFLVGVADRDLIRDTNLEYCEAMKKAGKEVAVVISEGVSHSFYLNKFAVDNDPTTAKRTEELIAAINDFVRRH